The DNA segment cacacagcatACATCATGTATTCTGGAAAgtcatgaaaaataaacataatagTTAATGCAAATTGTGAGCAGCTACTAGTCTTACTACTTAAAACTAGGTAAAAACTGTTTGGATTTGAACAAGTTATAAGCTATTATTTAATAAGTAATGTGAAATAGCCGTTAGTACTGAATAATCAATTGCGGTTGATACAGCTAAGTAAGTTAACAAAGCAAATATATTTAATCAAGTGTAAattctttttcattcttaactATCGCACTATTATCTTTCCAGTTATATTTTATGTATGAGTATTTAAATTAACTCATGCATTGCCAAAAATCAATCCAACGACTCATATCAATGTAAACTTCAAAAAAGATTTCGCCTATGacatttttataattaaaaaaaaacgttcatTATTAAACAATCCTATCCTCAGCAtcctactgaataaaaaacGTCCTTactgtgtgtgttatttataTGCAGCGCTATGTACATAGAACTCAACTGATAATATCCTTTATCGATCGGCATTGTCAGGATTGTACATTTGGCGTGAAATGAATAATCATAATAGATGACACATGTATTGTTCTTTCCGTCCTTTACCATCAGGGATTATAcgcaaaattaattaaagttgTCAAATTCAGAAGAGGATACAAAGGATCATTATCGATGTCATTGCCCCAATGCTAAAATTCCATCCTCCATATGCTCTCCTGATGCTTTGTCATGAACGATCATGTAGCCTTCTTACTGtcgatgcctttatttggtgTCCAGCTCGAACCGTTCGGAACCATTACACTATCTCTAATGGAATTCGTGGGACTATGAACGAAAGGATTATCCGGATGAGTAAGGTTAGTTTTGGTCGTAGATGACTCTTGGTTTAGTTTGGCACCCTGTGCTAATATGTATTCATTGGCCGCGATATCATCCCGGAAGGCTAGAAATCCTAGTTGTGCGTGTGATGCTTCATTGAGTGCTCGTGACCGAATGCAGGCCCGGTATTGGTCGAGAGTAAGCCGTTGATTTGAGGTGACGGACATCACTGGACCGGTACACACCTTCGGATGCCAAATATGAAAGACTCCAGGATCGGTAGCTCTTATCACTTTTATATGTGATCTCACGTACTTTCGATAAAGCATCACATCCTCTCCACCCCAACCAATGATCTCCTCGTCAAAGCCTCGAACTCGTAAAAAGTCAGAGCGATATTGACAAGTCATACCGTAACCAAAATCCCGCCAAAATCCGGAATCCTTCGAAATGACTAGCTGGTCAGTCTCGGGAGGCACATCTTTGCCCTGTAGTGTGTACACGACATGAGGATTATAGAGACTGAAGACAACTGGATAATAGACCTGAGACGTTTGGAAACACTATAATTAGTTGCCACTCTAAGGACTGACGAATGTTGATGCTAATATGTAATAGTTACCTTTTTATTTGGCTTGGTGTTCCATCTACATCTATCTAGAAACTTGGCGCTAAAAACGATATCTACATCACacatgaataataatatgtcGTTGTTTTTATCTGCCTGTGAACTCCACACATTTTCTGCACCCACTCGCAACGCCTTGGCTGTGAAGTAAAAAGTGCACACCAAGCATGATTGGTTTGTCATGAATTGTTATAAATATTCGACTGTTTTCGGCCAGTGTCTAGCTTACCTCTGGAGAACGTTTCATTTAATGCGAGCAGCTTCAAATTAGAGTTCGTAGCTCCGCTGTTTTTCATTCCGATTACTCTACTCATAATTGTACGTGCCTCAGCTAAGCCTTCCTCGCCGAAATACACGACAGTAAGGTGTACACGTTTATCGTGTTTGAGCGCGATCTTTACGTATTTCTCCATAAAGCTTTGAAACGTGCTGGTGCGTCCGGACAAGGGCAGGATAATGTAaattatttccttttcttgGTGTTTTGAATACGCTTCCAGTTGGACTGTCTGCAGTGAGGCAAAGGGTCGCATGACTATAAGCTTCGTAGTACCATGTGATTCGTGATGCTGTGCaatctgttgctgttgctgactGCGATTAGCGGATTCCTTCGTGCGAAAGTACAGCTCGTACTGTGTACCAGTAGTTGGCTCGTTTCGATAAATACCTTCGATAAAGTCGTCCAAAGTGTAACGCTGCGCTGACGAACTTGCATTACGATTGAGCGTCTCCAGCGCCTTATTCAGTGCACTTAGAATATCTTTTCTTTTGTAGCCGATTGGTTTTTCTACCACTCGCTTTCCTAACCCAAGCTCGATTGGATAAACACGGCTAAATGTGAAGTGGTTGAACGGGATTAGTTCGTACTCATTGTTTAGAGGTAAGCCGTGCAGTATTTCGGCTGAACCAACTTGACGTCGTATGAACGCCGTGCAGTCGTGTAACATTTGCGATGTTTGAGGAGCATTAGCAACTATTGCGCTACTATCGTTTGACAAAGAGACTGCTGCCTCAACAACGTTTGGTTGAACCATGCCCATTCCGGCGTTGGTTAGCCCGTTTTTCAACTGCAAGATCTGAAGCTTCAACGCTTTTATTTCAGCGGTCAGTTTCGCTACCTCCTTAAGGTTTTCTTCTTCACGTTGTTGCAGCATTTGCATGTAACCGTTCTGCTGTTGTTCAGCATCTGCTTGGTAATGGTTCTGTTGTAGGGAGAATTCGACAGCCATTGGTGGTAGTTTTCGATCAGAAAGATAGTAGTTTTCAGCATCAGCTTCAGCATCGCTAGCAGACGCGCTAACGATTGATCCATTTTCTTTTACAATTAGTCCTCCCAAGCCGCAGCGAGTTAGTACCATCAGCGAAATTAGCGTGATGGACGATATGAGCAGCAACAGTCTGGCGAACAGCTTGGAACCCAATATGCGCACCATTCTTACAACTCACGTGAAAAATCCGCTATTCATTGGGAAATAGTGTACTACACTTTCACTAACATATTTGAACCtgttaaagaaaacaaaattggtATACGATTATAGCTGGCTTTACATTTGCCATTGAAGCTATGCTATGCTATGATTTAAACtgcattttttaatttgaaatgttCACATTGAAACATATACatgttgaaatgtttcaaatttaGTACATTTGGTACGAACAAAATCGCGCTTCTGATGAGACGTTCGTGTATATTTCAATAAATGAcgtttcatttaattaaatgtgAATAAATCAGAGGCACCGAAACAATACAGTTTGAATCATAAAAACAGcacaataaaacattattcaaAATGGTCGAAAagcttaaaaataaacattccaTCACACCTTTGTGACCACGGTAATCACATGACAAACTGCGCGAAGCTATGATCCTACCTCTCGTACATACACTTCGATTgggtgtgcgcgtgtgtgagcTCATCAACTTGTTTTTCAGCGATCCGTGAATTTGTGGATTAACGTTCCTTGTACAAGGTAAAAGCAATAATAACTTATAGGTTAAACGTaattttcactgtttttataCAACAAACGTTATGATTCGAGAGTATTCTAAAGAAGCTGTCTAGAAACTGGAAGCTCgttaagagaaaaaaacacctagGCCTCGTCATTGTATGACATCGCACAGAAAGACAGGaatgggtgtgagtgtgtgtgtgtgcgtgcgtgaggCAATTTTCATTGGTTGGTAGACAGTACAGCGTTTGTAACATTCATTCCTTCCAGCTATGAATCATTAGCTTTAATAATGATCCGAATGTCTACATACGTTATCGCTGTTAAACATCACAACTGTTGCTCCGATAATAAGAAGTAAAACATTTTTCCCACTTTCTGAGTGTGGTACTAAACTGCAAGTAAATTAAAGTTTATCGGATGTGAAAACATTTTAACGAATTTACTTCAGCTAGTACAAATGATATCTATTATAGCACCATTGCAGACGGCCGAGGACCTTACGTGGCGGATCAGTAACAGattgtttgattattttccaGTTTCCTACTTAACTGCGATACGAAACGTTAACGATGTCGACACCTGAAGCTGGAAACTCAAATGGGTAAGAATGAACATTAACTTTTCGGGTAGTTGTGTTGGGATGTAGGTTTTTCTAAAAACATCTAACGCAGACCGTAACAATAACCGTAGTTTGCAATGCATGGGGTAAAATGTTAGCTAAACTAATCGTTATTCCATTTCGCTGGCTTTCGACCACCTTTGATTAATCAGTTTTCCTAAATTACCGCCTCCGCCTACGGACAGTACGCAGCCGGCTGGAGCCAACGCATCCAACAATGCTACCACCAATCGATTGAAGCAAACGCAGGCCCAGGTCGATGAAGTAGTTGGAATTATGCGTGTTAACGTGGAAAAGGTGTTAGAACGCGACCAAAAACTTTCGGAATTGGATCAGCGGGCCGATGCCCTGCAGCATGGAGCATCGCAATTCGAGCAACAGGCCGGCAAACTCAAGAGAAAACAATGGTGGGCCAACATGAAGATGATGATCATCATGGGTGTGATTGGCGTGGTTCTGCTAATAATTATCATTCGTAAGTTATTTTATCTTCTATGTAAGACTTGTTTCTGGAAATAGGGTGGTTGTATTGTTGATTTCATGTAACAGACCATGGAGGTTGGCGTTGTTGTCTTCTGTATCTTGTGTGCATAGCGGTTCCGAAAAGCTCCAATCATTTTGTACTATTTTCTTATATTTAATGCTTAATTCATAGTCTCGTATTGGCAACGCCTTGCGAATTAGGGTTAAATAATTCGTTTTGGGCTTCTTGAGCACTACTCATATTTTgtgctgctttcttttttttgacaCTTTGTCGCATACAGTTGAAATCGAACTATGGTACAAGATTAAACTAATACGTGCCCTTTTCAACGTATTAAAAAATGCAGCAATACTTAGTGTTGACTGCGGTGTTTATGCGGAGTGCTGTATGCGGTGTTGATCTCGATTGTTGGTAAATGTATTTGCAATAAGATTAAGCAGTACTTTGATTCAGTGGTTAATTCAATAATGTATGAGTTTTGTGtacttgtttttttcgtttatcgCTTCCAATCAATGTGACTGACgaattgttttattgatttgatCTATAgactgtaaaaaaaagtctaatATATACAACGGGCCTACGCTAAAGATTCGTTATGTTTCTTGATATATAATTACAATATCAACTTCAATGGTTAAACCACTATCTATAACAAAATGCTCAACAGACCCATTATCAATATTCACACTCATCCAATTATAGttcgtttttgtgttgttgcctTTCATCGTcacatcatttttttttatcttttcgtTTCAGTGTCCATCATTTATTaagaaacattttattttgcattattATATATACTCAGATATTTGTTCTTAAATCGATACATACATCTTTGTTGCAACGGCGAGGtttgaaaaacatatttgtgATATATCTTTGTCACACCGTTTAATACTACGCGAGGGTATACTTGAATAGACGTTCCAACAAAGGACTAATACCAGCTTGTTCTACAATTATTTTCTCTTCGTTAACTATCATAGATGAATCcaatgttgtttttaattttaacactAGAGTTATCCAGTAATAGCGTATGTGCAACAAGGacattttcacttttcaaaTGTATATTTAACGTTACATGTTATCTGCTGGAAATTCACGAATGTTTATGATGCAATATATCATAGGTAAATAGACGTATAAAATCCACAAATGTCTATGTTTCATTACAAGTTACAGGCTTATATTTGAAGTATAGAAATGTATATgtataaagaaaaacattgaCTGCGATTCGTAAAGATATCACGTGGTTTGGAATATATCTACGCTTTGATGCATTGTTACATTTAAATCGCTATCAGAGATATGTTGTTCATATGAAGCTTCGGAGTTGTGTGTAAGGGAAACGTTCCAATTTGAGTACCAACCAtcttttttcgtgttttgtttaagattaattgaattaaattcattttttacgTCTATTTGTTGGGATTGAATGTTATTGGAAAAAGGTGATGGTATAAAATATATGCATCATGGATTACATTTCAAAATGAACAGCGAGGTATGCATACAACTGTGTATTAGGTATAGAAAATAAACCTTTTGAATGAACGTATATCTAATACGTTTGATATTCTTCCACAGTTTGGATTGTTCCCAGTGGAGGCTCTTCCAGCTCACCATCAGTTGAAACGACTACAACGGTCAAGGAACAGGTAACGGAGCCGGCATGAATCCAaagaaaacatacattttAGGGGGGGGAATGGTATTCCTATAAATTATCAAGAATTATGAAATTGTGTTGATGCATTTTCTATGAATGAATGGATAACTGTGCCGacttattgtttaattttattccttTGTCAACTGTTTAGCTTATTTTTACATTCTACACTAATCTTTTATTGGCATAgtgattttaaatgttttaattcacGACAATAAAGACTTATAAAACGGGAATATTGAATATTAACAAAGCAATAAGAAGTATAACAGACATTTCTAATGTTCGATATCACACATAAGGCATTTTATTTCCTACCACTTTGGTGTTATTTATATTGTCAGCTGGTTGGGAAGATTTATTAAGTAGATAATGTAGATCTAACTAActgaaaattgatttaaatagttgaaaaaaaaaactctgttttttttttaacactcACCTATTAGATTCCCGCCAGCCAGTGTTACAAAGCATGCTTCTAATGAAAACGCTCCACGGTGTAGATTGATTCTCCGCCTCAAAGCGGCAGCTAGCTGTACATAGTTAGAATTGAAAACGTGCTGTTGACTCTTTTACACCACCATCACTCGTACTCTCGTACCCAATGTTGTTAGGAAGCTTGTAAAAATCACTTTACTCTGCATCATTCAATTCAtctctcttcctttctcttGTTTCTCATGCGATACCGCGCATGGAAATTCGGTCCTCTGGATCCTGGCAGTAAAATCCCCAAAATAGTAGCAAAGTTATTCATTCAATCAATATTGTGCTTCGATTTCTCTTAGTTctccgaacaaaaaaaaaaacattctttaGCATTGATAATGAGGGAAATGGAAGGTTAAACAAAGCCGTAAACATTTAACTTAGATTAAACATTCGAACTGACATTAGTGTGTCACGAACTATTACACACGGCAAACTTTTCGACAGGATGTCAATTAATTATTCATACTCCAACCACAGTAAAGGTGTCGCTTGCAGTAAGTCACATTTTACACTAACCACTTTATAGAATGAATGAAAACCACAACATTTATGGCTGGTTTTTACGGTTTTGTTGAATACACCATTCATTACTCTACTAGCACGCTAATGTTTTGTTGCATACTTTGTATGCAAACAGTGAAGAAGCATAGGTAACGCATAGGTTAAGTTAACTACCctagcaaacaaacaatccgTTCGTACGGAAGTAAAAACACACAGTTAGATCGAAACGATATTGATGCACAAAACAAGAACCACACTTTGTGAAAAATTGCCAGTAACTAGCGCAAGCAAATGGTGTACCACTTTCTAGTCAGGTTGTTCGTGCTTGGGCCGTTCTCTCGTCCTGTCACAATCACGCAATGCTGgtaatattttcattcaaaaatcgCTTGCGCTTAAGAGAAGGAAGCAATACTCGAGAGAGTTTTAACAGCCATAAGGCttccaaaaccaaaagcaGAGAGAATTTTTGTTAATACTGTAGCATCTATACTCTACGTTGAGAGTTTTTAGACGTTTTACTGCAGGATTTTGACACAGCTAAAGAGCAAATGCAGCAGTTCTGTTGAGAAATATCAGAGTGGTTCATTAATATAACGTACTGCTGCAGCAATCTGAAATAAATATGTGTTGGTAAAACGAATATCAGCTGATACTTGCCTGCAGGAGCATGTAAACAACAGCTGTCGCCTATTTATGCTGAACGCAGGGGAGGGTAATGTTGTGTACCTCCATCAATATGCTATGTTACGTTCAATGTGCGCTTTTACTGCGTATGTGCCTATGCTCCtgatttatgtattttattgCTATTCCATTTTATTGTGTACCTGAATGTTGCTAAAAGGTATAAGGCACACAAGATTATTTTATTCTTGGGATGTGTAAAGTCGGTATCTTCTCCATTTTATTGTCTTAACGACCTACGCGGTCTACCGGTCTATACAAGCGTTCGAGACTTATTGAGTACCAAGCAGCTGGATAGTCAGCCCTTTCTACGAGCGGACTgtccatatgaggcttgaacccacgaaaGTCGTTATAAAGTTATTTTTTCGAATGATTGAAAGCAGTACTTACTGTAGTACATGATTACAATCGCATGgtattcatttttaattcatcATTTCATCCGATAGATAGTGTGTATTTTATGCCTGTATACCTGCAGCAATATTTACACACGTGCCGAGGTTACTAAATCAGCCCTTTCTAGGTATCTTGGCTCAGATGTGTAGAGCACAACTATATAATGTAAACGGAACGACGATGACATGCCTTGTGTAAACCTTGTGACATGCCAACCAAAATACAGAAACAGCAACGAAAGAGATGACCGTGAAAATCAGCTATAGAAGACAGAGATAGTATGTTTCATATGAGCTAACGTGTGCACAtggagaaagaagaagaaacactgCCTGCCAAATTGTGCGTGTGGTCCAATGCGAGCAAGACGTGTGGTCAAATCATAAACGTCTCGGCTGTGCAACTTCATTCGGAAGGCGAAACATTGAGCTAGAGAGTAGCTATTCAGGTATAATTTCGCTAAACTTTCTATTGGCGCTAATAATGATTCTTTCCGTATACGACTCATTTACCTACTCGCTTTTTTATTAGACTGGGAACGCTGAGTTGTTAAGATGGCACCGAATGCAGCAGAGCTGAAAGTGAAACCCGCATCGGATTCGACCGGCATTAATGCCATACTGCTGGGACCTCCCGGTTCCGGAAAAGGAACACAGGTATGAAAAATGCATTGAAAACGCGGTCGCACATGTGTCACATTccgtttgtattttttctgtATAAAGTCCTGCTTCCGTTATAATCTGCTCCCACCATCCACAGCAGACGGGGGGAGCGCCCTTCAGGAGTAGCAACAACGCTTCTGTTACATAATCCAAATCATGCCGAACCATGCTGGAGATTATCAGTGATAAGCCAAAGGGACAGTATCAGCAGGAGTTGTTTATCGCGGATACGAAACGAATGTTCGTAAGTCTCGTTCGTTCTGAGCGATACATGAACCTTGCACTTACCGCGCGGTTAATACTCGCGGCTTTAACCAACGAAATGATCAGACAAAGTAGACAAATCCAGCTTCACTCATAATCACCGGTATGGATTTGCACAGATTATTGGTGTGTGATcaaatgt comes from the Anopheles coluzzii chromosome 2, AcolN3, whole genome shotgun sequence genome and includes:
- the LOC120953354 gene encoding chondroitin sulfate N-acetylgalactosaminyltransferase 1, whose product is MVRILGSKLFARLLLLISSITLISLMVLTRCGLGGLIVKENGSIVSASASDAEADAENYYLSDRKLPPMAVEFSLQQNHYQADAEQQQNGYMQMLQQREEENLKEVAKLTAEIKALKLQILQLKNGLTNAGMGMVQPNVVEAAVSLSNDSSAIVANAPQTSQMLHDCTAFIRRQVGSAEILHGLPLNNEYELIPFNHFTFSRVYPIELGLGKRVVEKPIGYKRKDILSALNKALETLNRNASSSAQRYTLDDFIEGIYRNEPTTGTQYELYFRTKESANRSQQQQQIAQHHESHGTTKLIVMRPFASLQTVQLEAYSKHQEKEIIYIILPLSGRTSTFQSFMEKYVKIALKHDKRVHLTVVYFGEEGLAEARTIMSRVIGMKNSGATNSNLKLLALNETFSRAKALRVGAENVWSSQADKNNDILLFMCDVDIVFSAKFLDRCRWNTKPNKKVYYPVVFSLYNPHVVYTLQGKDVPPETDQLVISKDSGFWRDFGYGMTCQYRSDFLRVRGFDEEIIGWGGEDVMLYRKYVRSHIKVIRATDPGVFHIWHPKVCTGPVMSVTSNQRLTLDQYRACIRSRALNEASHAQLGFLAFRDDIAANEYILAQGAKLNQESSTTKTNLTHPDNPFVHSPTNSIRDSVMVPNGSSWTPNKGIDSKKAT
- the LOC120953357 gene encoding vesicle-associated membrane protein 3 isoform X1, producing the protein MSTPEAGNSNGFPKLPPPPTDSTQPAGANASNNATTNRLKQTQAQVDEVVGIMRVNVEKVLERDQKLSELDQRADALQHGASQFEQQAGKLKRKQWWANMKMMIIMGVIGVVLLIIIILWIVPSGGSSSSPSVETTTTVKEQVTEPA
- the LOC120953357 gene encoding synaptobrevin-1 isoform X2 codes for the protein MSTPEAGNSNGTQPAGANASNNATTNRLKQTQAQVDEVVGIMRVNVEKVLERDQKLSELDQRADALQHGASQFEQQAGKLKRKQWWANMKMMIIMGVIGVVLLIIIILWIVPSGGSSSSPSVETTTTVKEQVTEPA